GCCATTATTCTGGTGATGCACCGTTGGCAGATAACAAAAACACCCTTAGAGACAAGGTAAAATTATTGGTGAAGGAGGATAACTTTTATTGAGATTGCATGTCTCACCTGTGTCTCAATCTAAGCAATTCCACGCAGGGTATCACTCTTCCCAAAGAGGCATATTTCCAGATTTTATATGCTGCCTCCAGAGTTTACTATTTTACAAAGGTGAGTATAGTGGGTGACAACAACCTGCCTATTGCGATCGATTACGAGAATGTATATTGGTTCATTTCAACAATTCTTTCACCACTATAATTAGCTGAATCGTGGTCTTGCCTTACATAACTAAGTTCGATTCAATTGCTTATCCTGCAGATGTCGGTCGCTCTATTGCAAAACTTCAGGTAACAACGCTTAGCTACGCTGTTTGAATCGAGTCAATCTGAAAGCCGTCATCAGAATACTGCAATGGTTTCTCCAACCGCTGCAACTGGGTATCAAAGGCTTGTAGTTTCCAATTCTCAAACATTGGCTCAAGCAGCACTTCATTGCAGTGAGCGATCGTATCTTGTGATTGACCGCAATGGAAGCATCATAGTCTGCTGATGGTGAGCTTTTATACAGCTTTTGGAAAGCGATGATAGTGACGAGCTACGAAGAGTAATTCAGCCACTATCAAACTTTACAAATTCAAGGATTGAACAGTTAGATCCTTCAGCGTGATCGTGAAATGACGCTGCTCGTTTGTAGCAATAAAAGAGACGATCGCTTCACACGTTACTGCAACAGTTAACATTACCAAATTACGTGCGAGTGAATAATCACAAACATCATCATTAACATCAGATGGAACTCGATAGACATCATTCCAGATCACTTCTGCATAATCGGAAGAAAGTCCAGCATGAATACAAGGAATCCCAGTTTGATCTGCGTAATCCTTGACTATCTGACGCGAGATGCTGTTGTCAAAAACATCAACAATGAGTTGGCTCTCTTTAAGCAGTTGAGCAACATTCATTGCGGTCAACTCTTTAGCCTCGGCTTCTACTTTTGTGCCAATTGCGCGATACAGGTTATTCGCCAAAATCTTAGCTTTGAATGCACCAATATCAGAACGATAATAAGGTTGAGTGGATAGATTCCGTTCTTCGATCCGATCGCGATCGATTACTTTAAGTTTGCCAAAACCAGCACGAGCCAAGTTCTCAGCCAATCTTCGATCCGATCGCGATCGATTACTTTAAGTTTGCCAAAACCAGCACGAGCCAAGTTCTCAGCCAAGTTTGCGCCCAATGCTCCTGCACCGCAAATAGTCACAGGATAATCTTTCAGCTTTGCCATCACCTGATCTGTCCGGTAAAGCTGCTCATGCAAAAAGATGCTCATTGTCTTACCACTCCTGGTGTTCCATCACACCCACTAACGATTGCAGATCAAAGTCTCGATCGCGTCCACTGAGGCAAATCCCGGAACTCACCACTGTTAGATCATCTTTGGCGATCGCGCTGGTGTGATGAACTCCATCTGATGTTGTCCAATCAACTGTCCAGTAATCACCTCGATCCTGGAACTGGTGCAGTTCACCGCCACCCAATTTGAGTGCCTGACGCAATCGCTTTTCGTCGTGTTGGGGCTGGGCAAATCCTTCTGTGCGTTGAGCCACTAACTCGTAGAGCGATCTGAATTCTGGCGTGATGCCCTTGAACTGCAATTCATCAACTGGAATCAACTGGTTCAGTTTGGATTGCAGGGTTTCGATCGTTGTCGGATCGGCGCGGCGATCGATTTCCTCAAACCAGCAGAAATTGCCATTCCAACGGGCAATGATTTGCTCAAAGGTCACTCCCTCTGCCACCAAATGTACAGGCACAGGCTTGACGACCTTAAATCGCTGCCGCATATCCGCTTCATTGACGGGATAAGCCAGCCAGGTTTGATTTTGTAAGCGATAAGCCAACCGCAATCGAATTGTTAGAAACTGCTGCAAGTAAGCCACAAGCTGGGGCAGGTTTGCTCTCTCGACTAGCATTGCAGTTTGTTCGTCTACAGGCTGAAAAATGCCCCATCCTTCAAACTGCTGTGGTTTAGGAATGAAGGTGTAGACCATGCTTGCTACACGCGTCCGAACTCGTCCACCCTTGACACAAGGTGCAAGAAATTGAGTCGATCGCAACTCTGCCTCAGCATTGGCAATCTGGTTTAATAACTTTCGGATATCACTCATGATTGCCACCTCTCTTGCAGTCAGGTCTACTAACTTTCGTTGCGTAAAATCTCACGAACTTCCATCAAAATTTGCCCTAATTTATTCTTACCGCTGCCGTCTTTGCCACAGCCCCAGTAGTAATCGATCGGGGAGTTTTCGACGAGTACTTCATCCCCAGTCGCCAGCAAAATTTCTTGAATATCAGCATGGGCTCTAAATTTTTGCAGTACCGCTTTTCGCATCACCTCATCCTTCACTTGATTCCAGTCAGCTCGAAGCGGGAGAGTGCGATCGCGCCCCATATTTGCTGCATCTTTAGGCGTTTTAGTTTGTCTTACCTTTTCGAGGTAAGGAGTATTCACAAACTTCTGTGCCTGAAAGTAATGTTCACTCGTTGCCCAGTACAATTCATCCAATTGAAAACCATGTGCTGAAAAATTGGAGAAGCAACCGTAAGGCTTTTCTCGTTCAACGTAAAAGTAAATCGTCATGGTTGCTCCTTTGGTGTTTGTACTTCAACGATCGTGGATTACGCTCAAATATTGGGGTGGAACTTGATCGACCAGCCAAACTCCGTTATCTGAGCAATAGAAGGTAAATCCGGCTTGCTGCATTGAAGCGGTATCGATCGCCAAAATTACAGGACGACCATGCCGTATTCCAACTTTGCGAGCGGTTTCCATATCTCTAGATAAATGCACATGATGCCGTGACATTTTGAGCAGCCCTGATTGCAGAATTGCTGGCACCGATTGTTCTCCTGTCCCGTGATACAAGGCATCCGGTGGGGTTTGGGGTTGTAGTTGCAAATCCACTTCAACACTATGTCCTTGATTGGCTCGGATGCGAGCTTTCGCCTCGTCGAATGAGAATCGCTGTTTATCGCTGGTGGCAACGACTTCCTCTAACTCAATTCGGGTGAGGGGAAACTGATGCGCGGCACAGGCAGCTAACAAATCATCCACATTCACCCAACCCCCAGGAGCCAGGGTCAGCCCGAGGTGTTCTGGACCATGCCGCAGATGTTTGCTGAGGTATTTGCTAATTTTGGTCTGCCGTGTTTTGTCCATGATGCTTCTCCGCTCCGATCGATCTCCTGCGTGCAAGTTTTAAGAGCATTGCGCTTTCTCAGTTATTTGGGGACTCCGAGTCGTGAGTTACTACACACTCTTTCAAGGATGGCTACTTCTAAGCCGACCTCCCAGGTTCTTCGCACTCCCCTTTCTCACGCGCCCACCGCATCGCAGTGGTACTTTTCCTCTCGTACTCGTATGTAGGCTCCACAGATTAGGGCACGCAGGAAATTATGAGATACTACCGCTTACCAAGCAAAGATTCCTGAACAGCGATCGCCCCTACTTCACAAGCTTTTTTCATGTTGCTCATCACCATCACCTCCTCCAGTTAAGTGATCGAAGCTCATAATACAATTTATATTACAATATACTACGGACAGGGCCAGAAAATTCCTGAACATCAAGCTTTTTCTCTGCAACAAACGTTAGGATGATCGTGTTTCAGCCTGAACAATAACCATGCGATATCAAGACATCATCACGATCGAACCTGGAAAGCGAGGTGGCAAACCTTGTATTCGTGGAATGCGAATTACGGTCTATGATGTGTTGTCCTACTTAGCTTCCGGCATGACGTATGAGGAAATTTTAGATGACTTTCCGTATCTCACTCAAGAAGATATTCTGGCTTGCTTGAGTTATGCAGCCGATCGAGAACGACAAACGCTAATGATTCAAGCATGAAACTGCTGTTTAATGAAAATCTTTAAACTTAATTGGTCAATGGACCTGCCAAATTTATATTTTGATTCCGACATGCTGCTTCAATAAATCGGACTAATTAACAATTAAATTTTTTGTAGAGTGAAGTTTTCAGAGTAAATCGTAAGCCCTCAATATTCTGTAAGTATTGAGACCAGAGATAAAGCAGTACTTTCTAGGATTGACTGGAGATGTTGCAAATGCTCTTAATGTTGCTAAAACCGCTTCCGTAGGCGCATGGCAATGTTGCACTATGAGTAGTTTTGCAGGGGTTTGTGCTAACCTATATAACTGATCTCCTCTCTTTCCCAGTAAATCTATTGTCATTGCTCTAAATTGTGCTGGACCCTTAAAAATAAAGGCTGCACTTATAGGAGTGCCTTCTAAATGAAGATTTTCCGAAAAGTGGTCACACAGTTCACCTCCCCAGTCTTTTCTAGGTAAATCTCCAAGTAGTTTACAAAACTTCTTTTTGATTTCCTCCTCAGGAGTTTCCTTCATATAGTCCTGCCAATCATTAGTTGGAGGAATATTTTGACACTCAGAGAATTCATCTACCTCCTCTGGAAAATATTCATATTCGTCTACTCGCATTGTTGGATAACCAAGCATAACTGCTTGTTGAAAGCGTTGAAGTGGCGATGCTCGAAACCCTACAATCAAAGGATGTACCAATATCTGGTCTTCAGCAATACTTCTAATTTCACCTATGATCACTACATTAGTAGTGTCTTCTCCCATTTGCCCGCCTAAATAGGACTTTAAGGTGGAAGAGATGAAATGTTCTTTACCAAGTTCTATCAAAACTTTTTTCTCGAATCCATTAGAAAAAACAATTTGGTTTCTAACTCGATCTCTTTCAAACAAATTTTTATTGCTTTTTACAGCTTCAAAACTGCAAAAAATGTTTCCTTCTGCTGGTTGAAATAAAACCTCAGATAATGTTTTTATCTTCTCGTGTTTGCAAAACTCCATTACAAGATTTACAAACAAATGGTTATTCTTCCATTGGTCTAACCAATTACTTGAAGATTTCGTATGAAAATTGTATGAGTTAATTAAGGCATTTCCAAATATCGAGATACATTTTCGATGGTTGATGAAACCAGGATCAATAGAACTGCTCAAATTATCATCTTGATTAGATTCTGACAACTGGCTCATATTTTGAAGCTTTAAGCTTAGTGAAAACCTAGAAGAATAGGACATTGCTGACGAACAATTAGATCATCAATGCCCTACTTTAAACCTACTTATCCGATCGCACAGACAACGTGCCCAGAACTCCTATTAATAACTGAAACGCTAAGAGATTTATAATCTTAACCAGCT
The Trichocoleus sp. genome window above contains:
- a CDS encoding ThiF family adenylyltransferase; amino-acid sequence: MAENLARAGFGKLKVIDRDRIEERNLSTQPYYRSDIGAFKAKILANNLYRAIGTKVEAEAKELTAMNVAQLLKESQLIVDVFDNSISRQIVKDYADQTGIPCIHAGLSSDYAEVIWNDVYRVPSDVNDDVCDYSLARNLVMLTVAVTCEAIVSFIATNEQRHFTITLKDLTVQSLNL
- a CDS encoding ThiF family adenylyltransferase, producing MSIFLHEQLYRTDQVMAKLKDYPVTICGAGALGANLAENLARAGFGKLKVIDRDRIEDWLRTWLVLVLANLK
- a CDS encoding NADAR domain-containing protein encodes the protein MTIYFYVEREKPYGCFSNFSAHGFQLDELYWATSEHYFQAQKFVNTPYLEKVRQTKTPKDAANMGRDRTLPLRADWNQVKDEVMRKAVLQKFRAHADIQEILLATGDEVLVENSPIDYYWGCGKDGSGKNKLGQILMEVREILRNES
- a CDS encoding RNA 2'-phosphotransferase, coding for MDKTRQTKISKYLSKHLRHGPEHLGLTLAPGGWVNVDDLLAACAAHQFPLTRIELEEVVATSDKQRFSFDEAKARIRANQGHSVEVDLQLQPQTPPDALYHGTGEQSVPAILQSGLLKMSRHHVHLSRDMETARKVGIRHGRPVILAIDTASMQQAGFTFYCSDNGVWLVDQVPPQYLSVIHDR
- a CDS encoding DUF433 domain-containing protein is translated as MRYQDIITIEPGKRGGKPCIRGMRITVYDVLSYLASGMTYEEILDDFPYLTQEDILACLSYAADRERQTLMIQA